The proteins below come from a single Drosophila busckii strain San Diego stock center, stock number 13000-0081.31 chromosome X, ASM1175060v1, whole genome shotgun sequence genomic window:
- the LOC108606774 gene encoding DNA-binding protein Ewg isoform X3 produces the protein MLDDDIQSLPTDDEDDDLISSEGSLYDADLNTITVNDDVANQLAAAGPVGVAAAAAIASSKKRKRPHCFETNPSVRKRQQNRLLRKLRGIIYEFTGRVGKQAVVLVATPGKPNTSYKVFGAKPLEDVLRNLKNIVMDELDNALAQQAPPPPQEDPSLFELPGLVIDGIPTPVEKMTQAQLRAFIPLMLKYSTGRGKPGWGRESTRPPWWPKELPWANVRMDARSEDDKQKISWTHALRKIVINCYKYHGREDLLPTFADEDDKVNALISQSGDEDEEMEQLVSNTPTIQAVQNVTPATVTVSSSSSSANSQVSSKYTTQTVLSQNADGTVSLIQVDPNNPIITLPDGTTAQVQGVATLHQGEGGATIQTVQSLSDVNGHENMTVDLTDAQDGQIYITTEDGQGYPVSVSNVISVPVSMYQSVMANMQQIQSSDGTICLAPMQVDNNTNSSSSNSNTVASSVTRSSSNNNNSSSNSSSNLHSFAMLPTLGNRRMTAATTLPLQRVCVTAPAAAATATVSNNNNNNNNNNIKMPLPMPSATPAQRRAKRRKLPSSNSNKLPDASSSNATATVAAAAAAAAAIRCVDSASLTIGNSSQLHLQLQLPAKTIKLEQLE, from the exons atgctcGACGACGATATCCAGAGCTTGCCCACCGATGATGAGGACGATGATCTGATTAGCAGCGAGGGCAGCTTGTATGACGCTGATCTCAATACGATAACGGTTAACGATGATGTGGCCAATCAGCTGGCGGCTGCTGggccagtgggcgtggcagcggcagcagccattGCCAGCTCGAAGAAGCGCAAGCGGCCGCACTGCTTCGAAACGAATCCCTCGGTGCGCAAGCGTCAGCAGAATCGCTTGCTACGCAAGCTGCGCGGCATAATCTACGAGTTCACTGGCCGCGTCGGCAAGCAGGcggtggtgctggtggcgaCGCCGGGCAAGCCGAACACAAGCTACAAAGTGTTTGGCGCCAAGCCGCTCGAGGATGTGCTGCGCAATCTGAAGAACATTGTGATGGACGAGCTGGACAATGCGCTGGCGCAGcaggcgccgccgccgccacaggAGGATCCGTCGCTGTTCGAGCTGCCCGGCCTGGTGATCGATGGCATACCGACGCCCGTGGAGAAGATGACGCAGGCGCAGCTGCGCGCCTTCATACCGCTGATGCTCAAGTATTCGACGGGGCGTGGCAAGCCGGGCTGGGGCAGGGAGTCGACGCGACCGCCTTGGTGGCCCAAGGAGCTGCCCTGGGCGAATGTGCGCATGGATGCGCGCTCCGAGGACGACAAGCAGAag ATCAGCTGGACGCATGCGCTGCGCAAGATTGTGATCAATTGCTACAAGTATCATGGACGCGAGGATCTGCTGCCCACATTCGCCGACGAGGACGACAAGGTGAACGCGCTCATTTCACAATCCGGCGACGAGGACGAGGAGATGGAGCAGCTGGTATCCAACACGCCCACCATACAAGCCGTGCAGAATGTGACGCCAGCCACCGTCaccgtcagcagcagcagcagcagtgccaaCAGCCAAGTAAGTAGCAAA TACACCACACAGACTGTGCTCAGCCAGAATGCCGATGGCACCGTCTCGCTCATACAGGTGGATCCCAATAATCCGATCATAACACTGCCCGATGGCACAACAGCGCAGGTGCAAGGCGTGGCAACG ctgcatcaGGGTGAAGGCGGCGCCACTATACAAACGGTACAAAGTCTGTCCGATGTGAATGGGCATGAGAACATGACAGTGGATTTGACAGATGCGCAGGATGGACAAATCTATATAACCACCGAGGATGGTCAAG GCTATCCGGTGTCCGTCAGCAATGTCATCTCAGTGCCCGTCTCCATGTACCAATCGGTGATGGCAAATATGCAGCAGATACAATCGAGCGATGGCACCATATGTCTAGCACCCATGCAGGTAGATAATAATactaatagcagcagcagcaacagcaacacagtcGCCAGCAGCGtaacgcgcagcagcagcaacaacaacaatagtagtagtaatagtagtagcaATCTGCATAGCTTTGCCATGTTGCCAACGCTGGGCAATCGACgcatgacagcagcaacaacattgccGCTGCAAAGAGTCTGTGtaacagcgccagcagcagcagcaacagcaacagttagcaataataataacaacaacaataataataatatcaaaatGCCATTGCCCATGCCGTCGGCTACGCCTGCGCAGCGACGTGCCAAGCGACGCAagctgcccagcagcaacagcaacaagttgccagatgccagcagcagcaatgcaactgcaactgttgctgctgctgctgctgctgctgctgccatacGCTGTGTGGATAGCGCTAGTTTGACCATTGGCAACAGTTcgcagttgcatttgcagctgcagctgcctgccaaaacaataaaattagaGCAATTGGAATAG